In Streptomyces qaidamensis, one DNA window encodes the following:
- the glmS gene encoding glutamine--fructose-6-phosphate transaminase (isomerizing), whose amino-acid sequence MCGIVGYIGKRDVAPLLLEGLQRLEYRGYDSAGIVVTSPKTSGLKMVKAKGRVRDLEAKVPARFKGTTGIAHTRWATHGAPSDVNAHPHMSADNKVAVVHNGIIDNASDLRRKLEADGVEFLSETDTEVLTHLVARSQAPKLEDKVRESLRLVEGTYGIAVMHADFPDRIVVARNGSPVVLGIGEKEMFVASDIAALVAHTRQVVTLDDGEMATLKADDFRTYTTEGTRTTAEPTTVEWEAASYDMGGHDTYMHKEIHEQADAVDRVLRGRIDDRFSTVHLGGLNLDAREARRIRRVKILGCGTSYHAGMIGAQMIEQLARIPADAEPASEFRYRNAVVDPDTLYVAVSQSGETYDVLAAVQELKRKGARVLGVVNVVGSAIAREADGGIYVHAGPEVCVVSTKCFTNTTVAFALLALHLGRTRDLSVRDGKRIIEGLRKLPAQIAEIMEREDDVKKLALQFAEARSMLFIGRVRGYPVAREASLKLKEISYIHAEAYPASELKHGPLALIEPALPTVAIVPDDDLLEKNRAAMEEIKARSGRILAVAHQPQEKADETIVVPKNEDELDPILMGIPLQLLAYHTALALGRDIDKPRNLAKSVTVE is encoded by the coding sequence ATGTGCGGAATCGTCGGTTACATCGGGAAGCGTGACGTCGCGCCCCTCCTCCTGGAGGGCCTCCAGCGGCTGGAGTACCGCGGCTACGACTCCGCGGGCATCGTCGTCACGTCCCCGAAGACGTCCGGCCTGAAGATGGTCAAGGCCAAGGGCCGCGTGCGCGACCTGGAGGCCAAGGTCCCGGCCCGCTTCAAGGGCACGACCGGCATCGCCCACACCCGCTGGGCCACCCACGGCGCCCCGTCGGACGTCAACGCCCACCCGCACATGTCGGCCGACAACAAGGTCGCCGTCGTGCACAACGGCATCATCGACAACGCCTCCGACCTGCGCCGCAAGCTGGAAGCGGACGGCGTCGAGTTCCTCTCCGAGACCGACACCGAGGTCCTCACCCACCTCGTCGCCCGCTCGCAGGCGCCCAAGCTGGAGGACAAGGTCCGCGAGAGCCTCCGGCTCGTCGAGGGCACGTACGGCATCGCCGTCATGCACGCCGACTTCCCCGACCGGATCGTCGTCGCCCGCAACGGCTCCCCGGTCGTCCTCGGCATCGGCGAGAAGGAGATGTTCGTCGCCTCCGACATCGCCGCGCTGGTCGCCCACACGCGCCAGGTCGTGACCCTCGACGACGGCGAGATGGCCACCCTCAAGGCCGACGACTTCCGCACGTACACCACCGAGGGCACCCGCACCACGGCGGAGCCCACCACGGTCGAGTGGGAGGCCGCCTCCTACGACATGGGCGGCCACGACACGTACATGCACAAGGAGATCCACGAGCAGGCCGACGCCGTGGACCGCGTGCTGCGCGGCCGCATCGACGACCGCTTCTCCACCGTGCACCTGGGCGGCCTGAACCTGGACGCCCGCGAGGCCCGGCGGATCCGCCGCGTGAAGATCCTCGGCTGCGGCACCTCCTACCACGCGGGCATGATCGGCGCCCAGATGATCGAGCAGCTGGCCCGCATCCCCGCCGACGCCGAGCCGGCCTCGGAGTTCCGCTACCGCAACGCGGTCGTCGACCCCGACACCCTCTACGTCGCCGTCTCCCAGTCCGGCGAGACCTACGACGTGCTGGCCGCCGTGCAGGAGCTCAAGCGCAAGGGCGCCCGCGTCCTGGGCGTGGTGAACGTCGTCGGCTCCGCGATCGCCCGTGAGGCGGACGGCGGCATCTACGTCCACGCCGGCCCCGAGGTCTGCGTCGTCTCCACCAAGTGCTTCACCAACACCACGGTGGCCTTCGCCCTGCTCGCCCTCCACCTCGGCCGCACCCGCGACCTGTCGGTCCGGGACGGCAAGCGGATCATCGAGGGTCTGCGCAAGCTGCCCGCGCAGATCGCCGAGATCATGGAGCGGGAGGACGACGTCAAGAAGCTGGCCCTGCAGTTCGCCGAGGCCCGCTCGATGCTCTTCATCGGCCGTGTCCGGGGCTACCCGGTGGCCCGCGAGGCCTCCCTGAAGCTCAAGGAGATCTCTTACATCCACGCCGAGGCCTACCCCGCCTCGGAGCTCAAGCACGGCCCGCTGGCCCTGATCGAGCCGGCCCTCCCGACGGTCGCGATCGTCCCCGACGACGACCTCCTGGAGAAGAACCGCGCCGCCATGGAGGAGATCAAGGCCCGCAGCGGCCGGATCCTCGCGGTGGCCCACCAGCCCCAGGAGAAGGCCGACGAGACGATCGTCGTCCCGAAGAACGAGGACGAGCTGGACCCGATCCTGATGGGCATCCCCCTCCAGCTCCTCGCGTACCACACCGCTCTGGCGCTCGGCCGTGACATCGACAAGCCCCGCAACCTCGCCAAGTCGGTGACGGTGGAGTAG
- a CDS encoding GPR1/FUN34/YaaH family transporter produces the protein MDKDVSAGSGITTVAGRLALGITLLAFGLGHTAVIDGVSATDAVSIAQYVGGVALFVAGLVALREGDSVGGTAFSVLGALWFTWAVSDSASGNEAGLFLLLFALVALSLTLAGGDQLGQGMYGLFFVALLLMAIASFAGNDGLVKVGGWFAVAAGVVAWYAATAALAHWPTAIPRRAAGRGVTATG, from the coding sequence GTGGACAAAGACGTCTCCGCGGGAAGCGGAATCACGACCGTGGCCGGTCGACTCGCCCTCGGAATCACCCTGTTGGCCTTCGGGCTGGGGCACACCGCCGTGATCGACGGTGTGTCAGCCACTGACGCCGTGTCAATCGCCCAGTACGTGGGCGGAGTCGCGCTCTTCGTCGCGGGGCTGGTGGCCCTGCGCGAGGGTGACTCCGTCGGGGGTACGGCGTTCTCGGTGCTCGGGGCGCTGTGGTTCACGTGGGCCGTGTCCGACAGTGCCTCCGGCAACGAGGCCGGGCTGTTCCTGCTGTTGTTCGCCCTCGTCGCGCTGTCCCTGACGCTCGCGGGCGGGGACCAGCTCGGGCAGGGCATGTACGGGCTGTTCTTCGTCGCCCTGTTGCTCATGGCGATCGCGAGTTTCGCCGGCAACGACGGGCTCGTGAAGGTGGGCGGCTGGTTCGCCGTCGCCGCGGGGGTGGTGGCCTGGTACGCGGCGACCGCGGCGTTGGCCCACTGGCCCACGGCGATTCCGCGACGCGCTGCGGGCCGGGGCGTGACGGCCACCGGTTAG
- a CDS encoding universal stress protein has translation MAGHEFFEPADRKRPVADPTAAEPLAAEEPRHSCDPAFKHGVVVGFDGSTSSERALAYAIGMAHRSGSGLIIVHVANRLPTTVWAGCEPPVFVDVPDHRTEVLGLELACADYLAEVPWILVERGGDICHELEEVGREYEADAIVVGSTHGLVGRIFGSVAGRLAKRAQRPVIVIP, from the coding sequence ATGGCCGGTCACGAATTCTTCGAACCCGCGGACCGCAAGCGGCCCGTCGCCGATCCCACGGCGGCCGAGCCCCTGGCGGCGGAAGAGCCACGCCACTCCTGCGACCCCGCCTTCAAGCACGGGGTCGTCGTCGGCTTCGACGGCTCCACATCCAGCGAGCGCGCCCTGGCGTACGCGATCGGCATGGCCCATCGCTCCGGGTCGGGCCTGATCATCGTGCACGTCGCCAACCGGCTGCCGACCACGGTGTGGGCCGGCTGCGAGCCGCCCGTGTTCGTGGACGTGCCGGACCACCGCACCGAGGTGCTCGGTCTGGAACTGGCCTGTGCGGACTACCTCGCCGAGGTGCCCTGGATCCTGGTCGAGCGCGGCGGTGACATCTGCCACGAACTCGAAGAGGTCGGCCGGGAGTACGAGGCCGACGCGATCGTCGTCGGCTCCACCCACGGCCTCGTGGGGCGCATCTTCGGCTCGGTCGCGGGGCGGCTCGCCAAGCGGGCGCAGCGGCCGGTCATCGTCATTCCCTGA
- a CDS encoding helix-turn-helix domain-containing protein, which translates to MSHDSTAAPEAAARKLSGRRRKEIVAVLLFSGGPIFESSIPLSVFGVDRQDAGVPRYRLLVCGGEDGPLRTTGGLELTAPHGLEAISRAGTVVVPAWRSITSPPPEEALDALRRAHEEGARIVGLCTGAFVLAAAGLLDGRPATTHWMYAPTLAKRYPSVHVDPRELFVDDGDVLTSAGTAAGIDLCLHIVRTDHGNEAAGALARRLVVPPRRSGGQERYLDRSLPEEIGADPLAEVVAWALEHLHEQFDVETLAARAYMSRRTFDRRFRSLTGSAPLQWLITQRVLQAQRLLETSDYSVDEVAGRCGFRSPVALRGHFRRQLGSSPAAYRAAYRARRPQGERPQDTESAPGGPGSGMPGHPGHAGHPGQPGQAPTPLHPEHPVPLQSRRTAASAVGQSPALSASLPGQRSAP; encoded by the coding sequence ATGAGCCACGACTCCACTGCCGCGCCGGAAGCCGCGGCCCGGAAACTTTCCGGGCGACGCCGCAAGGAGATCGTCGCGGTGCTGCTGTTCAGCGGCGGCCCCATCTTCGAGAGTTCCATACCGCTGTCGGTGTTCGGGGTTGACCGCCAGGACGCCGGCGTACCGCGCTACCGACTGCTGGTGTGCGGGGGCGAGGACGGTCCGCTACGGACCACCGGGGGACTCGAACTCACCGCACCACACGGCCTGGAAGCGATCTCGCGCGCGGGCACGGTCGTCGTACCGGCCTGGCGTTCGATCACTTCTCCGCCACCGGAAGAGGCGCTCGACGCGCTGCGCCGCGCCCACGAGGAGGGCGCCCGCATCGTAGGGCTGTGCACCGGCGCCTTCGTCCTCGCGGCGGCGGGCCTGCTGGACGGCCGCCCCGCGACGACACACTGGATGTACGCACCGACGCTGGCCAAGCGCTACCCGTCGGTGCACGTGGACCCGCGCGAGCTGTTCGTCGACGACGGCGACGTCCTGACGTCGGCGGGCACGGCCGCGGGCATCGACCTGTGCCTGCACATCGTGCGCACGGACCACGGCAACGAGGCGGCCGGGGCCCTGGCCAGGCGGCTCGTCGTGCCGCCGCGCCGCAGCGGCGGGCAGGAGCGCTACCTCGACAGGTCTTTACCGGAGGAGATCGGCGCCGACCCGCTCGCCGAGGTCGTCGCCTGGGCGCTGGAGCACCTCCACGAACAGTTCGACGTGGAGACGCTGGCGGCGCGCGCGTACATGAGCCGCCGTACCTTCGACCGCCGCTTCCGCTCGCTGACCGGGAGCGCTCCGCTGCAGTGGCTGATCACCCAGCGGGTCCTCCAGGCGCAGCGCCTGCTGGAGACGTCGGACTACTCGGTGGACGAGGTGGCGGGGCGCTGCGGCTTCCGGTCGCCGGTGGCCCTGCGCGGGCACTTCCGCCGCCAACTGGGCTCGTCCCCGGCCGCGTACCGGGCCGCCTACCGCGCCCGGCGCCCGCAGGGCGAGCGGCCCCAGGACACCGAGAGCGCTCCGGGCGGCCCCGGGTCCGGCATGCCGGGCCATCCGGGCCACGCCGGGCACCCGGGCCAGCCCGGCCAGGCACCGACGCCGCTCCACCCGGAGCACCCGGTGCCGCTGCAGTCCCGCCGTACGGCGGCGAGCGCCGTCGGCCAGTCGCCGGCCCTGTCGGCGAGCCTGCCCGGGCAGCGCAGCGCGCCCTGA
- the orn gene encoding oligoribonuclease, with protein MNDRMVWIDCEMTGLSLSDDALIEVAALVTDSELNVLGEGVDIVIRPPEQSLETMPDVVRQMHTASGLLEELAAGTTLKDAEDQVLTYVREFVKEPGKAPLCGNSVGTDRGFLLRDMPALENYLHYRIVDVSSVKELARRWYPRAYFNSPQKNGNHRALADIRESIAELRYYREAVFVPQPGPDSDTARTIAAKHVLPAQ; from the coding sequence ATGAACGATCGCATGGTGTGGATCGACTGCGAGATGACCGGCCTCTCGCTGTCGGACGACGCGCTCATCGAGGTGGCCGCCCTCGTGACCGACTCCGAGCTGAACGTGCTCGGCGAGGGCGTGGACATCGTCATCCGGCCGCCGGAGCAGTCGCTGGAGACGATGCCGGACGTGGTGCGTCAGATGCACACCGCCTCCGGGCTGCTCGAAGAGCTGGCCGCCGGGACCACCCTGAAGGACGCCGAGGACCAGGTCCTGACGTACGTGAGGGAGTTCGTCAAGGAGCCGGGCAAGGCGCCGCTGTGCGGGAACTCCGTCGGCACGGACCGCGGCTTCCTGCTGCGCGACATGCCGGCCCTGGAGAACTACCTCCACTACCGGATCGTCGACGTTTCGTCGGTCAAGGAGCTGGCGCGCCGCTGGTACCCGCGGGCGTACTTCAACAGCCCGCAGAAGAACGGCAACCACCGTGCGCTCGCCGACATCCGCGAGTCGATCGCGGAGCTGCGGTACTACCGCGAGGCCGTGTTCGTCCCGCAGCCCGGGCCCGACTCGGACACCGCGCGGACGATCGCGGCGAAGCACGTTCTGCCTGCTCAGTAG
- a CDS encoding MFS transporter, with translation MDGRRPGWRACVLSGAVFAVCMAGTTLPTPLYPLYQDEFGFSELTVTVVYALYAFAVIGVLLLVGNASDAVGRRPVLLCGLGFAALSAVCFLCATGLGWLYAGRLLSGLSAGLFTGAATAYVMELAPEGGASRATFVATAANMGGLGCGPLLSGLLAQYAAWPLYLPFVTHLALVAASAAVLLRLAETVRERQPLRTVRPQRPALPPQVRAVFGPAATASFVGFALFGVFTSVSPAFLAESLHVDDHAVSGLIVALAFFSSTAGQLAVGRVGVRRSLPLGCAGLLAGLALLAGALRWDQMSLLIASALVGGVGQGLAFRGALADVAAASPEHRRAAVISTLFVVAYTGISVPVIGVGLLTGPIGLEGAGLVFIACMAVLVVTAAVYLLRRPEPARV, from the coding sequence ATGGACGGTCGACGCCCGGGATGGCGCGCGTGTGTGCTCAGCGGGGCGGTGTTCGCCGTCTGCATGGCCGGCACCACACTGCCGACGCCTCTCTACCCCCTCTACCAGGACGAGTTCGGCTTCTCCGAGCTGACGGTCACCGTGGTGTACGCCCTCTACGCCTTCGCCGTGATCGGTGTGCTGCTGCTGGTCGGCAACGCCTCGGACGCCGTGGGCAGGCGCCCGGTGCTGCTGTGCGGCCTGGGCTTCGCGGCGCTGAGCGCCGTCTGTTTCCTGTGCGCCACCGGCCTCGGCTGGCTCTACGCGGGGCGGCTGCTGTCGGGGCTGTCCGCCGGGCTGTTCACCGGCGCCGCCACGGCGTACGTGATGGAGCTGGCGCCCGAGGGCGGCGCCTCCCGGGCCACTTTCGTGGCGACGGCCGCCAACATGGGCGGGCTGGGCTGCGGTCCCCTGCTCTCCGGGCTGCTCGCGCAGTACGCCGCATGGCCGCTGTACCTGCCGTTCGTCACCCATCTCGCCCTGGTGGCCGCCTCGGCCGCGGTGCTGCTGCGGCTCGCGGAGACGGTGAGGGAGCGGCAGCCGCTGCGCACCGTGCGCCCGCAGCGGCCCGCACTGCCCCCGCAGGTACGCGCGGTGTTCGGCCCCGCCGCCACCGCCTCCTTCGTCGGGTTCGCCCTGTTCGGGGTGTTCACCTCGGTCAGCCCGGCCTTCCTCGCGGAGTCCCTGCACGTGGACGACCACGCCGTGAGCGGGCTGATCGTCGCGCTGGCCTTCTTCTCCTCGACGGCCGGGCAGCTGGCGGTCGGCCGGGTCGGCGTACGGCGCTCCCTGCCGTTGGGCTGCGCCGGGCTCCTCGCCGGTCTTGCGCTGCTCGCCGGCGCCCTGCGGTGGGACCAGATGTCCCTGCTGATCGCCAGCGCGCTCGTCGGCGGAGTCGGCCAGGGGCTGGCGTTCCGCGGTGCCCTCGCCGACGTGGCCGCGGCCTCCCCCGAACACCGGCGCGCGGCCGTGATCTCGACCCTGTTCGTCGTCGCCTACACGGGCATCTCCGTGCCCGTGATCGGCGTCGGTCTCCTGACCGGTCCGATCGGCCTGGAGGGCGCGGGGCTGGTGTTCATCGCCTGCATGGCCGTCCTGGTCGTGACGGCGGCGGTGTATCTGCTGCGGCGGCCGGAACCGGCTCGGGTCTGA
- a CDS encoding NUDIX hydrolase, protein MREPVERVDGQDRVLGVVDRDEAIRNGWPHRIATTVCRDARGRVLVHRRPEHVSRFPGHYDWLIGGAVEVGESYEEAAARELTEELGVRARVRFVYKFLCRGAISPYWLGVHEAVVSEPLTPDPSAIAWHGWIGEAELGEALRTRLFVPDGVEALRRHPGLSSPTAATRQPTPPPR, encoded by the coding sequence ATGCGTGAGCCGGTGGAACGGGTCGACGGGCAGGACCGGGTGCTCGGGGTGGTCGACCGGGACGAGGCGATCCGCAACGGCTGGCCGCACCGGATCGCGACGACGGTCTGCCGGGACGCGCGGGGACGGGTGCTGGTGCATCGCAGGCCGGAGCACGTTTCGCGGTTCCCCGGGCACTACGACTGGCTGATCGGCGGGGCCGTCGAGGTCGGCGAGTCGTACGAGGAGGCGGCGGCCCGGGAGCTGACCGAGGAACTGGGCGTCCGGGCTCGGGTGCGGTTCGTCTACAAGTTCCTCTGCCGAGGAGCGATCAGCCCCTACTGGCTCGGGGTGCACGAGGCCGTCGTCTCCGAGCCCCTCACCCCCGACCCGTCCGCGATCGCCTGGCACGGCTGGATCGGCGAGGCGGAGCTCGGGGAGGCACTCCGGACGAGGCTGTTCGTGCCCGACGGAGTGGAGGCCCTGCGGCGCCACCCCGGCCTCAGCTCACCGACCGCCGCCACGCGGCAGCCAACTCCGCCACCCCGGTGA
- a CDS encoding LacI family DNA-binding transcriptional regulator, whose product MATHGARGRSGGRPTLEEVAARAGVGRGTVSRVINGSPRVSDATRAAVEAAVAELGYVPNTAARALAANRTDAIALVVPEPETRFFAEPYFSDMLKGVGAALADTEMQLLLIFAGNERERARLAQYLAAHRVDGVLLVSVHADDPLPDLLAQLEIPAVISGPRSSAETLPSVDSDNYGGARQAVEHLLSRGRTRVAHITGRLDVYGAQRRVDGYREAMSDAGHGVDEGLIEAGDFTEEGGYRAMVALLERHPDIDAVFAASDVTAAGARRALLDAGRRIPQDVALVGYDDSAIARHMEPPLTSVRQPIEEMGRRMIDLLLTEVADRRPLASRGLERRQMVLATELVSRSSS is encoded by the coding sequence ATGGCAACCCACGGAGCGCGGGGCCGAAGTGGTGGCCGGCCCACCCTCGAAGAGGTGGCGGCGCGCGCCGGTGTCGGCCGCGGCACCGTCTCGCGGGTGATCAACGGCTCGCCCCGGGTCAGCGACGCGACCCGCGCGGCCGTCGAGGCGGCGGTCGCGGAGCTCGGCTACGTCCCCAACACCGCGGCCCGCGCGCTGGCCGCCAACCGCACGGACGCGATCGCGCTGGTCGTGCCCGAGCCGGAGACCCGGTTCTTCGCGGAGCCGTACTTCTCGGACATGCTGAAGGGCGTCGGGGCCGCGCTGGCCGACACGGAGATGCAGCTGCTGCTGATCTTCGCGGGCAACGAGCGCGAACGCGCCCGCCTCGCCCAGTACCTGGCGGCCCACCGCGTGGACGGCGTCCTGCTGGTCTCGGTGCACGCGGACGACCCGCTGCCCGACCTGCTGGCCCAGCTGGAGATCCCGGCGGTGATCAGCGGCCCGCGTTCGTCGGCGGAGACCCTGCCGTCGGTCGACTCGGACAACTACGGCGGCGCCCGCCAGGCCGTCGAGCACCTGCTGTCCCGGGGCCGGACCCGGGTGGCACACATCACCGGCCGCCTCGACGTCTACGGCGCCCAGCGCCGTGTCGACGGCTACCGCGAGGCCATGAGCGACGCCGGCCACGGGGTGGACGAAGGGCTGATCGAGGCGGGGGACTTCACCGAGGAGGGCGGGTACCGGGCGATGGTGGCCCTGCTGGAGCGCCACCCCGACATCGACGCGGTCTTCGCCGCCTCCGACGTCACCGCGGCCGGCGCCCGCCGGGCGCTGCTCGACGCGGGCCGCCGCATCCCTCAGGACGTGGCGCTCGTCGGCTACGACGACTCCGCCATCGCCCGCCACATGGAACCGCCGCTGACCAGTGTCCGCCAGCCGATCGAGGAGATGGGCCGCCGGATGATAGACCTCCTCCTCACCGAGGTCGCCGACCGCCGCCCGCTCGCCTCCCGGGGCTTGGAGCGCCGGCAGATGGTCCTGGCCACGGAGCTGGTGTCCCGGTCGTCGTCGTGA
- a CDS encoding ABC transporter substrate-binding protein has product MRARIRTARKAMVVAAVASLGAGLLAGCADDGGGDGSSSGGGSGGSGGKTKITLGLFGTFGFEEAGLYKEYEKLHPDVDIQQTVVERNENYYPTLVNHLTTNSGLQDIQGVEVGNIAEIVKTQSAKLLDLSKYGKKGDYLEWKWQQATTEDGQTVGLGTDVGPMAICYRKDLFEKAGLPTDREEVGKLWAGDWNKLVKVGEDYKKKAPEGTTFLDSPGGLLQAILSSEKDRFYDSSGKVIYKSNPAVKAAFDLTAKAAEDGLIGNQTQFQPAWDTTIANSKFAAMSCPPWMLGYIKGKSKPEAKGKWDVAASPKSGNWGGSFLTVPKSGKNAEEAAKLAAWLTAPEQQAKLFAVQGSFPSTPAAYESDAVKSAKNEMTGDAPIGTIFAAAAKSSPVQTIGPKDQIIQQGLTDNGVILVTQGKSPKEAWDTAVKTIDNNLDQ; this is encoded by the coding sequence ATGCGAGCACGCATCCGAACCGCCCGCAAGGCGATGGTCGTCGCGGCCGTCGCGTCGCTGGGCGCCGGGCTGCTGGCCGGCTGTGCGGACGACGGCGGAGGCGACGGCTCCTCGTCGGGCGGCGGCAGCGGCGGCAGCGGCGGCAAGACCAAGATCACCCTGGGACTCTTCGGCACCTTCGGGTTCGAGGAGGCCGGCCTCTACAAGGAGTACGAGAAGCTCCACCCGGACGTCGACATCCAGCAGACGGTCGTCGAGCGGAACGAGAACTACTACCCCACGCTGGTCAACCACCTGACCACCAACAGCGGCCTGCAGGACATCCAGGGCGTCGAAGTCGGCAACATCGCCGAGATCGTCAAGACCCAGTCCGCCAAGCTCCTGGACCTCTCCAAGTACGGCAAGAAGGGCGACTACCTGGAGTGGAAGTGGCAGCAGGCCACCACCGAGGACGGTCAGACCGTCGGCCTGGGCACGGACGTCGGCCCGATGGCCATCTGCTACCGCAAGGACCTCTTCGAGAAGGCCGGTCTGCCCACCGACCGCGAGGAGGTCGGCAAGCTGTGGGCCGGTGACTGGAACAAGCTGGTCAAGGTCGGCGAGGACTACAAGAAGAAGGCGCCGGAGGGCACCACCTTCCTGGACTCCCCCGGCGGGCTGCTCCAGGCGATCCTCAGCAGCGAGAAGGACCGCTTCTACGACTCCTCCGGCAAGGTCATCTACAAGTCGAACCCGGCCGTGAAGGCCGCCTTCGACCTCACCGCCAAGGCGGCCGAGGACGGACTGATCGGAAACCAGACACAGTTCCAGCCCGCCTGGGACACCACGATCGCCAACAGCAAGTTCGCGGCGATGTCCTGCCCGCCGTGGATGCTCGGCTACATCAAGGGCAAGTCGAAGCCGGAGGCCAAGGGCAAGTGGGACGTGGCCGCGTCGCCGAAGTCCGGCAACTGGGGCGGTTCCTTCCTGACGGTTCCCAAGTCGGGCAAGAACGCCGAGGAGGCCGCGAAGCTGGCTGCCTGGCTGACCGCGCCCGAGCAGCAGGCCAAGCTGTTCGCCGTGCAGGGCAGCTTCCCGAGCACCCCGGCCGCCTACGAGTCGGACGCGGTGAAGAGCGCCAAGAACGAGATGACCGGTGACGCGCCGATCGGCACCATCTTCGCCGCGGCCGCCAAGAGCAGCCCGGTGCAGACGATCGGCCCGAAGGACCAGATCATCCAGCAGGGTCTGACGGACAACGGCGTCATCCTCGTCACCCAGGGCAAGTCGCCCAAGGAGGCGTGGGACACGGCCGTCAAGACCATCGACAACAACCTGGACCAGTGA
- a CDS encoding carbohydrate ABC transporter permease translates to MATRHDTAAPPVKEGGAAPGRPPADAEAARKKRARLSRRWQRDMRWSPYAFVSPFFLLFLAFGLFPLLYTGWASLHQVELTAPTDMSWVGLRNYTRIFDDDFFWNAAKNTLTIGIISTVPQLLMAMGLAHILNYKLRGSTFYRVVMLAPYATSIAAASLVFVLLFGRDYGMINWALNAVGIDHVDWQNDKWPSQIAVSTIIIWRWTGYNALIYLAAMQAIPQDLYESAALDGASRWRQFLHVTLPSLRPTILFTVVVSTIGASQVFGEPLLFDANKGASGGSQHQFQTLGLYLYEQGWINQHLGRASAIAWTMFLILIVIGIVNYVISRRLRASS, encoded by the coding sequence ATGGCAACCAGGCACGACACCGCCGCGCCCCCCGTGAAGGAGGGGGGCGCGGCCCCGGGCCGCCCGCCGGCCGACGCGGAGGCGGCAAGGAAGAAGCGCGCCCGGCTCTCCCGCCGCTGGCAGCGCGACATGCGCTGGAGCCCGTACGCGTTCGTCTCGCCCTTCTTCCTGCTCTTCCTCGCGTTCGGCCTGTTCCCGCTGCTGTACACCGGCTGGGCCTCGCTGCACCAGGTGGAGCTGACGGCGCCCACGGACATGTCCTGGGTGGGCCTGCGCAACTACACCCGTATCTTCGACGACGACTTCTTCTGGAACGCGGCGAAGAACACCCTGACCATCGGCATCATCTCCACGGTTCCGCAGCTGCTGATGGCGATGGGCCTGGCGCACATCCTCAACTACAAGCTGCGCGGCTCCACGTTCTACCGCGTCGTCATGCTGGCCCCCTACGCCACGTCGATCGCCGCCGCCTCGCTGGTCTTCGTGCTGCTCTTCGGCCGCGACTACGGCATGATCAACTGGGCGCTGAACGCCGTCGGCATCGACCACGTCGACTGGCAGAACGACAAGTGGCCGTCCCAGATCGCCGTGTCCACCATCATCATCTGGCGCTGGACGGGCTACAACGCGCTGATCTACCTGGCCGCGATGCAGGCGATCCCTCAGGACCTGTACGAGTCGGCGGCACTGGACGGAGCCAGCCGCTGGCGGCAGTTCCTCCACGTCACGCTGCCCTCGCTGCGTCCGACGATCCTGTTCACGGTCGTGGTGTCGACCATCGGTGCCTCGCAGGTGTTCGGTGAGCCGCTGCTGTTCGACGCCAACAAGGGCGCCTCCGGCGGATCCCAGCACCAGTTCCAGACGCTCGGCCTGTACCTGTACGAGCAGGGCTGGATCAACCAGCACCTGGGCCGCGCCTCCGCCATCGCCTGGACGATGTTCCTGATCCTCATCGTGATCGGGATCGTCAACTACGTCATCTCGCGCCGGCTGCGCGCCAGTAGCTAA